One segment of Rhodopirellula baltica SH 1 DNA contains the following:
- a CDS encoding PSD1 and planctomycete cytochrome C domain-containing protein, whose product MLPTNQAITREKTRQAMPAEGFVTSGSSRCDHSRQTQVIPTSLLQRLSLLFGCAGIVLGTAVANASSPASRDLFEIHVRPTLIKHCIQCHGETEQEGGLKLTSLDALLAGGDSGPAIVPGNADDSLILEALRFESFEMPPAGQLDDPVVNGFASWIKAGAPWPEDLILTPMPIITEDDRDWWCYQPIADPVVPDVDDDSWCRNEIDRFVLDRLKQENLRPADEATASQLTRRLHFALTGLPPTCPPPSNQQNADSSADDWYEAQLNELLSSPAYGEHQARYWLDLVRYADSDGYNADHARPHAHLYRDYVIRSFNEDKPYDRFVCEQLAGDEIDPGNRDALIGTMYLRHWIYEWNQRDVEGQWQEIISDITETTADVFLAQGLKCARCHDHKFDPLLQRDFFALKAFFTPLLPREDFPVADVATREEYIQQLEKWEAATESIRRRLHEIETPALLAHATREGVDKFTDEIQSMIASRPCDRTEYEHQIASLASNQFDLHPDKLPEYLDGETETERQHLREQLAQYDYLKPKPLPTLAFVAGDVGPHSPPTLIPDQDTSPIDPGYPTILDPEPADILPIPAVLQSTGRRSTLAKWITDSNNPLTARVIVNRVWQQHFGRGLAETASDFGRLGTPPSHPELLDWLATRFIEDGWSLKKLHRRILMSATYRQSSSRPMDDQIAEIDPQNVWLWRMNPRRLSGEEIHDAMLVASQEMATDKRAIYKNVKRNKLDPLLAAFDFPDRVRSQGKRHRTTTSPQALLLMNNSWMHDRAKRLAKEFAEDSVDELVDQIHPRLFHRSASEWDRERAAGFIAAYPSESDDANDQEAKTALLHAYLCSSEMIYVD is encoded by the coding sequence ATGCTTCCCACCAACCAAGCCATCACCCGGGAAAAGACTCGCCAAGCAATGCCTGCCGAAGGCTTTGTCACCAGCGGTTCTTCCCGATGCGACCACTCGAGGCAAACGCAAGTGATCCCCACCTCTCTCCTGCAGCGGCTTTCACTCCTGTTCGGATGTGCAGGGATCGTTCTGGGAACGGCAGTCGCAAACGCTTCGTCACCTGCGTCTCGCGATCTGTTTGAGATCCATGTTCGTCCGACGCTGATCAAGCATTGCATTCAGTGCCACGGCGAAACCGAGCAAGAGGGCGGATTAAAACTGACATCGCTGGACGCTTTGCTGGCGGGTGGTGACTCCGGCCCAGCAATCGTTCCCGGCAACGCAGACGACAGCTTGATCCTGGAAGCATTGCGATTCGAGTCGTTTGAAATGCCTCCCGCCGGTCAATTGGACGATCCGGTCGTCAATGGCTTTGCCAGTTGGATCAAAGCTGGTGCGCCGTGGCCGGAAGATCTCATTCTCACCCCGATGCCGATCATCACCGAGGATGACCGGGATTGGTGGTGTTACCAACCGATCGCGGATCCGGTGGTCCCCGACGTCGATGACGACAGTTGGTGCCGCAATGAGATCGATCGATTTGTTCTTGATCGCTTGAAGCAAGAAAACTTGCGTCCTGCGGACGAAGCGACCGCTTCGCAACTGACCCGGCGTTTGCATTTCGCGCTAACCGGATTACCACCAACTTGTCCGCCTCCAAGCAACCAACAAAATGCCGACTCGTCGGCCGATGATTGGTACGAGGCACAACTGAACGAATTGCTGAGCAGTCCCGCCTATGGCGAACATCAGGCTCGCTATTGGCTGGATCTGGTTCGCTACGCTGACTCCGATGGTTACAACGCAGACCATGCCCGGCCCCATGCTCACCTCTATCGCGACTATGTCATCCGGTCGTTCAACGAAGACAAACCCTACGATCGCTTTGTATGCGAGCAGCTTGCAGGTGATGAAATCGATCCGGGCAATCGCGATGCATTGATCGGAACGATGTATCTGCGGCATTGGATTTACGAATGGAACCAGCGTGACGTGGAAGGCCAATGGCAAGAAATCATCAGTGACATCACAGAGACCACCGCCGATGTTTTCTTAGCGCAAGGCCTGAAGTGTGCTCGATGCCATGACCACAAATTTGATCCACTGCTGCAACGCGATTTCTTTGCTCTCAAAGCCTTCTTCACTCCCTTGTTGCCTCGCGAAGATTTCCCCGTCGCTGACGTGGCAACTCGGGAAGAGTACATCCAACAACTTGAGAAGTGGGAAGCGGCGACCGAATCCATCCGCCGTAGGTTGCATGAGATTGAAACACCCGCGTTGCTCGCTCATGCAACTCGTGAGGGCGTGGACAAGTTCACCGACGAAATTCAATCGATGATCGCAAGCAGACCCTGCGACCGAACTGAATATGAACATCAAATCGCTTCGCTAGCCTCCAACCAATTCGATCTTCATCCCGACAAGTTGCCTGAGTACCTCGATGGCGAAACGGAAACCGAACGCCAACATCTTCGTGAGCAATTGGCTCAGTACGATTATCTGAAACCCAAACCACTTCCGACATTGGCTTTCGTTGCTGGTGATGTTGGACCTCATTCGCCGCCGACGCTGATTCCTGACCAAGACACCTCGCCGATCGATCCGGGATACCCAACGATCTTGGATCCGGAACCCGCCGACATCCTGCCGATCCCGGCTGTTTTGCAATCCACCGGTCGTCGATCAACGCTGGCAAAGTGGATCACCGATTCCAACAACCCGCTGACGGCCCGCGTGATCGTTAATCGCGTTTGGCAGCAACACTTTGGCCGCGGGCTCGCTGAAACGGCCAGCGACTTCGGTCGACTCGGCACCCCACCGTCGCATCCCGAACTACTAGATTGGTTGGCGACGCGGTTCATCGAGGATGGATGGAGCCTCAAAAAGCTGCATCGTCGAATCCTCATGTCGGCCACCTACCGGCAATCATCCTCACGTCCAATGGACGACCAGATCGCAGAGATCGATCCGCAGAACGTTTGGCTGTGGCGAATGAATCCCCGTCGTTTGTCGGGCGAAGAAATCCATGATGCGATGTTGGTGGCCAGCCAAGAAATGGCAACTGACAAACGTGCCATCTACAAGAACGTCAAACGCAACAAACTTGATCCATTGCTCGCCGCGTTCGATTTCCCCGACCGAGTCCGAAGCCAGGGCAAACGCCATCGGACGACGACGTCTCCGCAGGCTCTGCTGTTGATGAACAACAGTTGGATGCACGATCGTGCTAAACGATTGGCCAAAGAATTCGCGGAGGACTCGGTCGACGAATTGGTCGATCAAATACACCCTCGTTTGTTCCATCGATCTGCCAGTGAGTGGGATCGTGAGCGTGCCGCCGGATTCATCGCAGCCTACCCTTCCGAATCCGATGATGCGAACGATCAAGAAGCAAAAACCGCACTCCTCCATGCCTACCTTTGTTCCAGCGAGATGATTTATGTCGATTGA
- a CDS encoding DUF1501 domain-containing protein — protein sequence MSIETSASSNGFSPRISSRREMLLQCGGGFGSLALAGLLQDTASAGPSTEAPSPLASKLVHHPAKAKSVIFLFMDGGPSHLDTFDPKPELERLAGKPIPESFGRVLTAMGEFDSPILPTQRKWAQHGEGGLWISDWLPHTAKMADELAVIRSCWTNGINHSGGICQMNTGSQFAGRPSLGSWVTYGMGTENENLPAFVVMQEGKGRVINGARNWGAGFMPAIYQGTTMQRTGSPFTNLDRPEHVAGPQQRAALDFLADLNQAHAAERSDNSELEARIRSFELAYQMQSHAPDAVDLSQETEQTKSMYGLDQKETADYGRQLLMARRLVERGVRFVQCYHGAGSKWDAHAKIESNHTRMCRGMDLPVAGLIQDLKQRGLLDQTLIVWGGEFGRTPMSEKGDGRDHNPTGFSMWMAGGGVQGGQAYGTTDDLGLHAVEDRLHVHDIHSTILHLMGIDHRKLIYLHKGRPERIDQNEGRAYTKIVKDT from the coding sequence ATGTCGATTGAAACATCCGCCTCTTCCAACGGATTCTCACCACGAATTTCGTCGCGAAGAGAAATGCTGCTGCAATGCGGTGGTGGCTTCGGGTCGCTGGCATTGGCGGGATTGCTACAAGACACCGCGTCGGCCGGGCCCTCTACGGAAGCCCCCTCGCCGCTGGCATCTAAATTGGTCCATCATCCGGCCAAAGCCAAAAGCGTGATCTTCTTATTCATGGATGGCGGCCCCAGCCATCTGGACACGTTCGATCCAAAACCTGAGCTGGAACGGTTGGCGGGCAAACCGATCCCTGAAAGTTTTGGCCGCGTGCTGACGGCCATGGGTGAATTTGATTCTCCAATCCTTCCCACCCAACGAAAATGGGCTCAACACGGCGAAGGTGGCCTGTGGATCTCGGATTGGTTGCCACACACCGCGAAGATGGCGGACGAGTTGGCTGTCATTCGCTCATGCTGGACCAACGGCATCAACCATTCAGGCGGTATCTGCCAAATGAACACGGGCAGCCAGTTCGCTGGGCGTCCTTCGTTGGGTAGTTGGGTCACTTATGGAATGGGGACCGAAAATGAAAACCTGCCCGCTTTTGTGGTCATGCAAGAAGGCAAGGGGCGGGTGATCAACGGTGCTCGCAATTGGGGTGCCGGCTTCATGCCTGCGATTTATCAGGGCACCACGATGCAGCGTACCGGATCGCCATTTACAAACTTGGACCGCCCCGAGCACGTTGCTGGCCCCCAACAACGCGCTGCGCTCGATTTCTTGGCCGACCTGAATCAAGCACATGCCGCCGAACGATCCGACAACAGCGAATTGGAAGCCCGTATCCGTAGCTTCGAACTCGCATATCAAATGCAGTCTCATGCTCCGGATGCGGTGGATCTGTCACAGGAAACCGAGCAAACCAAATCGATGTACGGGCTCGATCAAAAGGAAACTGCCGACTACGGACGACAGCTGCTAATGGCTCGGCGTTTAGTCGAACGCGGCGTCCGGTTCGTGCAGTGCTATCACGGCGCGGGAAGCAAGTGGGACGCGCATGCCAAAATCGAATCCAACCACACACGAATGTGCCGCGGAATGGACTTGCCCGTCGCAGGATTGATCCAAGACCTGAAGCAACGCGGTTTGCTCGATCAAACACTGATCGTGTGGGGTGGTGAGTTTGGACGGACACCGATGAGCGAGAAGGGTGACGGCCGCGACCACAATCCAACCGGTTTTTCAATGTGGATGGCGGGCGGTGGCGTGCAAGGTGGCCAGGCCTATGGCACGACCGACGATCTCGGCTTGCACGCCGTGGAAGATCGCTTGCATGTGCACGACATCCATTCCACGATCTTGCACTTGATGGGCATCGATCATCGGAAGCTGATTTACTTGCACAAAGGCCGACCCGAACGGATCGATCAAAACGAGGGCCGGGCTTACACAAAAATTGTGAAAGATACTTAA
- a CDS encoding metallophosphoesterase family protein, whose translation MTIRILCFSDLHRDQEAAKRLVELADQADLVLGAGDFANRHEGLADTLDILQSITRPTVLVPGNGETADELREATANWQSAIVLHGEGCEIELHNSTIPVWGVGGGIPVTPFGAWSYDFDEDQATEMLAGCPEGAILITHSPALDTVDHDSAGKIRGSQSIRDAILAKKPRFAVCGHIHSDWERQVTLGATPILNAGPRGVLVDVPE comes from the coding sequence ATGACCATTCGAATTCTTTGCTTCAGTGACCTGCATCGCGACCAAGAGGCCGCCAAGCGATTGGTGGAACTTGCCGATCAAGCGGACTTGGTTCTCGGTGCTGGTGACTTTGCCAACCGGCACGAAGGTTTGGCTGACACGTTGGATATTCTGCAATCAATCACGCGGCCTACGGTGTTGGTTCCTGGCAACGGCGAGACGGCGGACGAATTACGTGAGGCGACCGCGAATTGGCAATCTGCGATTGTGTTGCACGGGGAAGGATGCGAGATCGAGCTGCACAACAGCACCATTCCTGTTTGGGGCGTGGGCGGCGGAATCCCGGTGACGCCGTTTGGTGCATGGAGCTACGACTTTGATGAAGACCAAGCCACCGAGATGCTGGCGGGGTGTCCCGAAGGAGCGATCTTGATCACGCATTCACCGGCGCTGGACACCGTCGATCACGACAGCGCCGGCAAAATTCGCGGCAGTCAGAGCATTCGCGATGCAATCCTAGCGAAGAAGCCTCGTTTCGCCGTTTGCGGGCACATCCATAGCGATTGGGAACGCCAAGTGACGCTGGGTGCGACACCGATTTTGAACGCGGGGCCGCGCGGCGTTTTGGTGGACGTCCCAGAGTAG
- a CDS encoding TIGR03960 family B12-binding radical SAM protein — protein MIHHELRRKLESRVLPHVQTPAQYVGGERNIVVKDHRKLRGKIAVGFPDAYTIGMSHHGLQVLYSMINRRDDWCAERVFMPWPDMEAKLREHNLPLYTLETFTPLSEFDVIGLSLQYEISSPNVLTMVDLGGLPLDAVDRTMADPLLVAGGPCCQNPEPMADVFDVMVTGDGEPALPEICDLWLSLREEVRLPDGSYATGEEGRQQREDALARVAQQLPFAYVPRFYEPQYSDNNRIGSIVRTRDDVPETIAPSVISDLDGMPLPTNPIVPYVNCVHDRIAIEIMRGCPHLCRFCQSTVIKRPLRIREVDTIVDAALESYRSTGFNEISILSLSSSDYPHFAELVKRLHEVFVPLDVNISVPSLRVNDQLRTLPELLGSTRRKSLTLAPEVARDDMRQQIRKKIKNSDLIEGCRAAFQNGFESVKLYFMCGLPGERPVDLDGIVDLAETISTVGKEVNGRYARVTASVSNFVPKSHTPYQWNGMQSREYFRWAHDYLWKRRKIRSVNIKCHDIETSLLEGVISRGDRRTGKAIRLAWERGARMDGWTEHLDSERWWQAIEDAGIDVDQQVHQKYEMMDKLPWDHVNVKFGRTYLEKEQTRATIQLTDMANAT, from the coding sequence ATGATTCATCACGAACTCCGACGAAAACTCGAATCTCGCGTTTTGCCTCACGTGCAAACGCCGGCTCAGTATGTCGGCGGGGAACGCAACATCGTCGTCAAAGACCATCGGAAACTACGCGGGAAAATCGCCGTTGGATTTCCTGATGCGTACACGATCGGGATGAGCCATCACGGGTTGCAAGTTCTGTATTCGATGATCAATCGGCGAGACGATTGGTGTGCTGAGCGAGTCTTCATGCCTTGGCCGGACATGGAAGCCAAGCTGCGCGAGCACAACTTGCCGCTTTACACGCTGGAAACGTTCACGCCGCTCAGCGAGTTCGACGTCATCGGATTGTCGCTGCAGTATGAAATCAGCTCGCCCAACGTGTTGACGATGGTCGATCTGGGCGGTCTGCCGCTCGATGCGGTCGATCGGACGATGGCGGATCCGTTGTTGGTCGCAGGCGGACCGTGTTGTCAAAACCCGGAACCAATGGCCGATGTCTTCGACGTCATGGTGACTGGCGATGGTGAACCGGCGCTGCCTGAAATCTGCGATTTGTGGCTGAGCCTCCGCGAAGAGGTTCGGTTGCCCGATGGAAGCTATGCGACTGGCGAAGAAGGACGCCAGCAACGCGAAGACGCTTTGGCTCGCGTGGCTCAGCAATTGCCATTCGCTTATGTGCCACGATTTTACGAGCCTCAATACTCCGACAACAATCGCATCGGATCGATCGTTCGAACTCGTGATGACGTGCCAGAAACCATCGCACCCAGCGTCATCAGCGATTTGGATGGCATGCCGTTGCCGACGAATCCCATTGTTCCGTACGTCAACTGCGTGCACGACCGAATCGCGATCGAGATCATGCGAGGTTGCCCGCACCTGTGCCGGTTCTGTCAGAGCACGGTTATCAAACGCCCGCTGCGAATTCGCGAAGTTGACACGATTGTTGACGCGGCCCTGGAGAGCTATCGAAGCACGGGCTTCAACGAGATCAGCATCCTGTCGCTCTCCAGCAGTGACTACCCGCACTTTGCTGAGTTGGTGAAGCGATTGCATGAAGTCTTCGTGCCGCTGGATGTGAACATCAGTGTGCCGAGTTTGCGAGTCAACGACCAACTGCGAACGCTACCGGAGTTGCTCGGAAGCACTCGGCGGAAATCACTGACGTTGGCCCCCGAAGTCGCTCGTGATGACATGCGGCAACAGATCCGCAAGAAGATCAAGAACAGCGATTTGATTGAGGGTTGCCGAGCAGCGTTTCAAAATGGATTCGAAAGCGTGAAGCTGTACTTCATGTGTGGATTGCCTGGAGAACGACCTGTCGATTTGGACGGCATCGTTGACTTGGCAGAAACGATTTCGACGGTTGGGAAAGAAGTCAACGGCCGGTACGCACGAGTCACGGCCAGCGTTTCGAACTTCGTCCCCAAGTCGCACACGCCGTATCAATGGAACGGGATGCAGTCACGCGAATATTTCCGCTGGGCGCACGACTACCTCTGGAAGCGTCGAAAAATCCGCAGCGTGAACATCAAGTGTCACGACATCGAAACGAGTTTGCTGGAAGGCGTGATAAGCCGCGGTGACCGACGGACCGGGAAAGCAATCCGCCTGGCATGGGAACGCGGGGCCCGCATGGATGGTTGGACTGAGCACCTCGATTCAGAGCGTTGGTGGCAAGCGATCGAGGACGCTGGGATCGATGTCGATCAACAGGTGCACCAGAAGTACGAGATGATGGACAAACTCCCTTGGGATCACGTCAACGTGAAGTTTGGACGCACGTATCTCGAGAAAGAACAGACTCGAGCGACCATCCAATTGACCGACATGGCGAACGCGACATGA
- the nirD gene encoding nitrite reductase small subunit NirD codes for MSEYESVGKVSDFEDNVGKAVPVDGRMVAVFRKGDEWYAIDDLCPHMGASLAEGHVEDHSVTCPWHAWRFCIKDGTWEDNPRTKVDCFDIKIENDEVWVREKPDAE; via the coding sequence ATGAGCGAATACGAAAGCGTCGGCAAGGTTTCCGATTTCGAAGACAACGTGGGAAAAGCGGTCCCCGTCGACGGCCGAATGGTCGCGGTTTTTCGCAAAGGCGACGAATGGTACGCCATTGACGATCTTTGCCCCCACATGGGTGCGTCGCTGGCCGAAGGTCACGTCGAAGATCACTCGGTGACTTGCCCTTGGCACGCCTGGCGATTCTGCATCAAAGACGGCACTTGGGAAGACAACCCGCGAACCAAAGTCGATTGCTTTGACATCAAAATTGAGAACGACGAGGTTTGGGTGCGAGAAAAGCCTGACGCGGAATAG